Proteins encoded within one genomic window of Pseudomonas cannabina:
- a CDS encoding TIGR04211 family SH3 domain-containing protein, with amino-acid sequence MSRHLSALLSRALGLFCASRRLLGVGLFGAVLTVIVPGSAQAANNERWVSDSLTTYVRSGPTDDHRIVGTLKSGQKVELLTSSGKFSQVRGEGGATVWIPSSDLQDVPGQAERVPQLTQQVAELTEQLAGIDNTWKTRVQGMQETLDARKKLVDELEARTKTLNEQLADSQAELRATQARLGDENKQVMMRYMVYGGSIAGAGLLVGLILPALTKGRKKNDGWV; translated from the coding sequence ATGTCTCGTCATCTTTCTGCACTTCTTTCTCGTGCCCTTGGCCTGTTCTGCGCGTCGCGTCGTTTGCTGGGTGTCGGCCTGTTCGGCGCTGTGCTAACCGTGATCGTCCCTGGCAGTGCTCAGGCGGCAAACAACGAGCGTTGGGTCAGTGACAGCCTCACCACTTACGTACGCAGCGGGCCAACGGATGACCATCGCATCGTCGGCACGCTGAAATCCGGGCAGAAGGTCGAGTTGCTCACCAGCTCGGGCAAGTTCAGCCAGGTGCGCGGCGAAGGTGGTGCGACAGTGTGGATCCCCAGCAGTGACTTGCAGGACGTCCCCGGTCAGGCCGAACGCGTGCCGCAGTTGACGCAGCAGGTTGCTGAACTGACCGAGCAACTGGCGGGCATCGACAACACCTGGAAGACCCGCGTGCAAGGCATGCAAGAAACCCTGGATGCACGCAAGAAGCTGGTCGATGAGCTGGAAGCGCGCACCAAGACCTTGAACGAGCAACTGGCGGACTCTCAGGCTGAATTACGTGCCACTCAGGCGCGTCTCGGTGACGAGAACAAGCAGGTGATGATGCGTTACATGGTCTACGGCGGCAGCATCGCCGGTGCGGGGCTGCTGGTCGGCCTGATCCTTCCGGCCCTGACCAAAGGCCGCAAAAAGAACGACGGCTGGGTTTAA
- the ppnN gene encoding nucleotide 5'-monophosphate nucleosidase PpnN, with the protein MLPRQVINATVSPKGSLETLSQREVQQLSAAGSGSTYTLFRQCALAILNTGAHVDNAKTILEAYESFEVRIHQQDRGVRLELLNAPADAFVDGEMIASTREMLFSALRDIVYTESELDSQRIDLSNSQGITDYVFHLLRNARTLRAGVEPKMVVCWGGHSINTEEYKYTKKVGHELGLRSLDICTGCGPGVMKGPMKGATIAHAKQRIVGGRYLGLTEPGIIAAEAPNPIVNELVILPDIEKRLEAFVRVGHGIIIFPGGAGTAEEFLYLLGILMHPDNKDVPFPVILTGPKNTEPYLQQLHAFVGATLGAEAQRHYQIIIDNPADVARQMTQGLKEVKQFRRERNDAFHFNWLLKIEESFQHPFDPTHENMAKLQLNHDVPTHELAANLRRAFSGIVAGNVKDKGIRLIEEHGPYQIQGDPSIMGPLDKLLQAFVDQHRMKLPGGAAYVPCYQVVA; encoded by the coding sequence ATGCTCCCAAGACAAGTGATTAACGCCACCGTAAGCCCCAAAGGCAGCCTCGAAACCCTGTCCCAACGTGAAGTGCAGCAACTCAGCGCTGCCGGGTCAGGCAGTACCTACACCCTGTTTCGCCAGTGCGCCCTGGCCATTCTCAATACCGGCGCCCACGTCGATAACGCCAAGACCATTCTTGAAGCGTATGAAAGCTTTGAAGTACGTATTCATCAGCAGGATCGCGGCGTGCGCCTGGAGCTGCTCAACGCTCCGGCCGATGCCTTCGTCGATGGCGAAATGATCGCCAGCACCCGCGAGATGCTGTTCAGCGCCTTGCGCGACATCGTCTACACCGAAAGCGAACTGGACAGCCAGCGCATCGACCTGAGCAATTCTCAGGGCATCACCGATTACGTGTTCCACCTACTGCGCAACGCCCGCACCCTGCGTGCCGGGGTCGAGCCGAAGATGGTGGTGTGCTGGGGTGGTCATTCGATCAACACCGAGGAATACAAATACACCAAGAAAGTCGGCCATGAACTGGGCCTGCGCAGCCTGGACATCTGCACCGGCTGCGGCCCCGGCGTGATGAAAGGCCCGATGAAGGGCGCGACCATCGCCCACGCCAAGCAACGCATTGTCGGCGGTCGCTACTTGGGCCTCACCGAGCCGGGCATCATCGCGGCCGAAGCGCCGAACCCGATCGTCAACGAGCTGGTGATCCTGCCGGACATCGAAAAACGTCTGGAAGCGTTCGTGCGTGTCGGTCACGGCATCATCATCTTCCCGGGCGGCGCGGGCACCGCTGAAGAGTTCCTGTACTTGCTGGGCATTCTGATGCACCCGGACAACAAGGACGTGCCGTTCCCGGTGATCCTGACCGGCCCGAAAAACACCGAACCGTACCTGCAACAATTGCACGCATTCGTCGGTGCCACGCTGGGTGCAGAAGCGCAGCGTCACTACCAGATCATCATCGACAACCCGGCAGACGTCGCGCGGCAGATGACTCAGGGCCTGAAAGAAGTGAAGCAGTTCCGCCGCGAGCGCAACGACGCGTTTCATTTCAACTGGTTGTTGAAGATCGAAGAAAGCTTCCAGCACCCCTTCGATCCGACCCACGAGAACATGGCGAAACTGCAACTCAACCACGACGTGCCGACCCACGAACTGGCGGCCAATCTGCGTCGGGCGTTCTCTGGTATTGTCGCCGGCAACGTCAAGGACAAGGGCATTCGCCTGATCGAGGAGCACGGCCCTTATCAGATTCAGGGCGACCCTTCGATCATGGGTCCGCTGGACAAACTGTTGCAGGCGTTTGTCGATCAGCACCGGATGAAGCTGCCAGGTGGCGCGGCTTATGTGCCGTGCTATCAGGTTGTGGCCTGA
- a CDS encoding helix-turn-helix domain-containing protein yields MARSAITTIPVFKLYGETTAWPTPDLIHCESIPERSKMHEWEIKPHRHGDLVQLLYVQSGKAMLKVEDMAREVETPSLQVVPALSVHTFRFAENIQGHILSLARPLVEQLETALDSSAMRTARCYELGADGHYVDTLFSAIAREYRQPRTGRDLMLHSLINVLAVWLSRRSREHAGEDIHALDRGREHLQAFMQQLETSFREHWSIEQHAQAIGISAAHLNALCRRLCNQSALQVISQRLVLEARRNLIYTTMTINQVSDSLGFSEPAYFSRFFKRATGQSPREFRQQK; encoded by the coding sequence ATGGCCAGATCTGCCATTACAACGATACCGGTGTTCAAGCTCTACGGCGAAACAACGGCCTGGCCGACGCCGGATCTGATTCACTGTGAGTCGATTCCCGAGCGCAGCAAGATGCACGAGTGGGAGATCAAGCCGCATCGGCATGGCGATCTGGTGCAGTTGCTGTATGTGCAATCGGGCAAGGCGATGCTCAAGGTCGAGGACATGGCTCGCGAGGTGGAGACACCGTCGCTGCAGGTGGTTCCGGCATTGAGCGTGCACACGTTCAGGTTCGCGGAAAATATTCAGGGGCACATTCTCAGCCTGGCCAGACCGCTGGTGGAGCAGTTGGAGACGGCGCTCGACAGTTCGGCCATGCGCACGGCACGTTGCTACGAGCTTGGGGCAGACGGCCATTACGTCGACACGCTGTTCAGCGCCATCGCTCGCGAGTACCGGCAACCCAGGACCGGCCGTGATCTGATGCTGCATTCGTTGATCAATGTGCTGGCGGTCTGGCTGAGTCGGCGCAGCCGCGAACACGCTGGCGAAGACATTCATGCACTGGATCGCGGCCGTGAGCATTTGCAGGCGTTCATGCAGCAACTGGAAACGAGTTTTCGCGAACACTGGTCCATCGAGCAGCACGCGCAGGCCATTGGCATCAGTGCCGCGCATTTGAATGCGTTGTGTCGACGGCTGTGCAATCAGTCGGCGCTACAGGTCATCAGCCAGCGACTGGTGCTGGAGGCCAGGCGCAATCTGATTTACACCACCATGACCATCAATCAGGTGTCCGACAGCCTCGGGTTTTCCGAGCCCGCTTATTTTTCGCGCTTCTTCAAACGCGCCACCGGCCAGTCGCCTCGCGAGTTTCGTCAGCAGAAATAG
- the pobA gene encoding 4-hydroxybenzoate 3-monooxygenase: MKTQVAIIGSGPSGLLLGQLLQRAGIDNVIVERKDPDYILSRIRAGVLEQGMVDLLREAGVGERMDAEGLIHDGFELAFDGRCERIDLKHLADGKTVMVYGQTEVTRDLMTARAISGALTVYDAADVEAHDLKTDRPYLTFVKDGETMRLDCDYIAGCDGFHGVSRQSIPAEALSVFERIYPFGWLGVLADTPPVNEELVYANHPRGFALCSMRSAVRTRYYVQVSADEKVEDWPDERFWSELKARLPEHLAERLITGPSIEKSIAPLRSFVVEPMQYGRLFLLGDAAHIVPPTGAKGLNLATSDVSTLYRILLKVYREGRTELLEKYSQICLRRVWKAERFSWWMTSVLHNFPNTDAFSQRIQQTELDYYVGSEAGRRTIAENYVGLPYEAIE, encoded by the coding sequence ATGAAAACCCAAGTCGCCATTATCGGTTCAGGCCCTTCCGGGCTGTTGCTGGGCCAACTGTTGCAGCGCGCCGGCATCGACAACGTGATTGTCGAGCGTAAGGACCCCGACTATATCCTCTCGCGCATCCGCGCAGGCGTGCTCGAGCAAGGCATGGTCGACCTGCTGCGCGAGGCCGGGGTCGGTGAGCGAATGGACGCCGAAGGCCTGATTCATGATGGTTTCGAGCTGGCGTTCGACGGCCGTTGCGAACGCATCGACCTGAAACACCTCGCCGATGGCAAGACCGTGATGGTCTACGGCCAGACCGAAGTGACCCGCGACCTGATGACAGCGCGCGCCATCAGCGGCGCACTGACCGTCTATGACGCTGCGGACGTCGAAGCCCATGACCTGAAAACCGACCGCCCTTACCTGACCTTCGTAAAAGACGGCGAGACGATGCGCCTGGACTGCGACTACATTGCCGGCTGCGACGGTTTTCATGGGGTTTCCCGGCAATCGATTCCGGCCGAGGCACTTAGCGTTTTCGAGCGCATCTATCCATTTGGATGGCTGGGTGTGCTCGCCGACACGCCGCCGGTCAACGAAGAACTGGTGTACGCCAACCACCCGCGCGGCTTCGCCCTGTGCAGCATGCGTTCGGCGGTTCGTACCCGCTATTACGTGCAGGTCAGCGCTGACGAAAAAGTCGAAGACTGGCCGGACGAACGCTTCTGGAGCGAACTCAAAGCCCGCCTGCCCGAGCATCTGGCCGAACGGCTGATCACCGGTCCGTCCATCGAGAAAAGCATCGCCCCGCTGCGCAGCTTCGTGGTGGAGCCCATGCAGTACGGCCGGCTGTTCCTGCTCGGCGACGCCGCACACATCGTCCCGCCGACCGGCGCCAAAGGCCTGAACCTGGCGACCAGCGACGTCAGTACGCTGTACCGCATCCTGCTCAAGGTCTACCGCGAAGGCCGCACCGAGCTGCTGGAAAAGTACTCGCAGATCTGCCTGCGCCGAGTATGGAAAGCCGAGCGATTCTCATGGTGGATGACCTCGGTGCTGCACAACTTCCCGAACACCGATGCGTTCAGCCAGCGCATCCAGCAGACCGAACTGGACTACTACGTCGGCTCAGAGGCCGGGCGCCGGACCATTGCGGAGAATTATGTGGGCTTGCCGTATGAGGCGATTGAGTAG
- a CDS encoding IS5-like element ISPs1 family transposase (programmed frameshift), which produces MAKRYELSDASWELIKDLVSPEQKMGRPRSDDRLVLHGVLWILCSGAAWRDLPERFGPWSTVYQRFRDWRDDGTFDRILERLHIRLNQEGLIDLDTWMIDSTAVRATRASSGAGKKGGPEEPLDHALGRSRGGLTTKIHMVCDANGVPLRFMLSPGQASDIAHAQPLLDQVRIPGKPGRPRKRSRWLLADKGYDAEHLRYYCDRYRIQPVIPLRAMPRKPRPGLPRLFDCPKYRQRNIIERMFGWLKENRRIGTRYDKLAKSYAAMVTLACSLRCMRQYFSYKT; this is translated from the exons ATGGCAAAGCGTTACGAACTCTCCGACGCATCATGGGAATTGATCAAGGATCTGGTTTCTCCCGAGCAGAAAATGGGTCGCCCACGTAGTGATGATCGCCTGGTACTCCACGGAGTCCTTTGGATTTTGTGCTCGGGTGCCGCCTGGCGTGATCTGCCGGAACGCTTTGGGCCTTGGTCGACGGTGTATCAGCGTTTTCGTGACTGGCGCGATGACGGCACGTTCGACCGGATACTGGAGCGCTTGCACATTCGACTCAACCAGGAAGGACTGATCGATCTGGACACCTGGATGATCGACTCCACGGCGGTACGTGCAACCCGAGCCTCTTCAGGCGCCGGGA AAAAAGGGGGGCCTGAAGAACCGCTAGACCATGCTTTGGGGCGCAGTCGAGGCGGCCTGACAACCAAGATTCATATGGTTTGCGACGCTAATGGCGTGCCATTGCGGTTCATGCTTTCACCGGGACAAGCCAGCGATATTGCCCACGCCCAGCCGTTGCTGGATCAGGTGCGCATTCCCGGTAAGCCGGGGCGCCCACGAAAACGCAGTAGATGGTTACTGGCTGACAAAGGCTATGACGCGGAACACCTGCGTTACTACTGCGACCGTTACCGAATACAGCCTGTGATTCCGCTACGCGCTATGCCACGCAAACCCCGACCTGGCTTGCCCCGACTTTTTGATTGTCCAAAATATCGGCAGCGCAACATCATTGAGCGGATGTTTGGCTGGCTAAAAGAGAACCGCCGAATCGGCACTCGCTACGACAAGCTGGCCAAGAGCTACGCAGCCATGGTCACGCTGGCATGCAGCCTACGTTGTATGCGGCAATACTTTTCGTACAAAACCTAG
- a CDS encoding ATP-binding protein: MSQLDEDSFEVLLTNCADEPIQFPGAIQPHGLLFTLTEPELIILQVSANVQTVLGHAPEQVLGQTLDCVLGAGWTEVIKSASAHDSFADMPRLLMSVKGVEFEAMLHRSQDVLVLELEIQDKAAQAVSYSERTGNMGRMLRQLHAASDLHTLYEVSVREIQKMTGYDRVLIYRFEEEGHGQVVAEASAPSMELFNGLFFPASDIPEQARELYRRNWLRIIPDADYTPVPLVPQLRPDTHQQLDLSFSTLRSVSPIHCQYMKNMGVLSSMSVSLIQGGKLWGLISCGHRTPLYVSHELRSACQAIGQVVSLQISAMEALEISRQREEKVLTLKQLHHAMATSDDNVFDGLAQQPQLLMDLVGATGVAIIDDRKTQCFGNCPPPADIRALHSWMMASGDPVYASHHLSSAFPPAEAYQSVASGVLAMSLPKPVDNGVIWFRPEVKESVRWSGDPNKPLNLESSEQGLRLRPRTSFEIWKVEMTGIATQWSHGDVYAANDLRRSALENDLARQVRKEQQAVRARDELVAVVSHDLRNPMTVISMLCGMMQKSFSSDGPHTSRRISTAIDTMQQAASRMNVLLEDLLDTSKIEAGRYTISPQPLEVSQIFEEAYTLLAPLAMDKSIEISFNAEPDIKVNADPERLFQVLSNLIGNAIKFTPKLGKIGVAAMSNGSEIVFTVRDSGEGIPPEQLPHIFERYWTVKEGNPTGTGLGLYISQGIIKAHGGELAAHSQVGQGSEFRFTVPIAQ; this comes from the coding sequence ATGAGCCAGCTCGACGAGGACTCCTTCGAAGTCCTCCTGACCAATTGTGCGGATGAGCCCATTCAGTTCCCCGGGGCCATTCAGCCACATGGTCTGCTGTTTACGCTGACAGAACCCGAACTGATCATCCTGCAGGTCAGTGCCAACGTGCAGACCGTGCTTGGCCACGCGCCAGAGCAAGTCCTTGGACAGACTCTGGACTGTGTTCTGGGCGCAGGCTGGACTGAGGTCATCAAAAGCGCCAGCGCCCATGACTCTTTCGCCGACATGCCGCGTCTGCTGATGTCGGTCAAAGGCGTCGAATTCGAAGCCATGTTGCACCGCAGCCAGGATGTTCTGGTGCTGGAACTCGAAATTCAGGACAAGGCCGCTCAGGCCGTCAGCTATTCCGAGCGCACCGGCAACATGGGCCGCATGCTGCGCCAGTTGCACGCCGCCAGCGACTTGCACACGCTGTATGAAGTCAGCGTTCGCGAAATCCAGAAAATGACCGGTTACGACCGGGTGCTGATCTACCGTTTCGAAGAAGAGGGCCATGGCCAGGTTGTTGCCGAGGCTTCGGCGCCCTCCATGGAACTGTTCAACGGCCTGTTCTTCCCGGCTTCGGACATCCCCGAGCAGGCGCGCGAACTGTATCGCCGCAACTGGCTGCGCATCATTCCGGACGCCGATTACACCCCGGTGCCGCTGGTGCCGCAATTGCGCCCGGACACTCATCAGCAGCTCGACCTGAGCTTCTCGACGCTGCGCAGTGTGTCTCCGATTCACTGCCAGTACATGAAAAACATGGGCGTTCTGTCTTCAATGAGCGTTTCGCTGATTCAGGGCGGCAAGTTGTGGGGACTGATCAGTTGCGGGCATCGCACGCCGCTGTACGTGTCCCACGAGTTGCGCAGTGCCTGCCAGGCGATTGGTCAGGTAGTGTCGCTGCAGATCAGCGCGATGGAAGCCTTGGAAATCAGTCGCCAGCGTGAGGAAAAAGTCCTCACGCTCAAGCAGCTTCATCATGCCATGGCGACGTCAGACGACAACGTGTTCGACGGTCTGGCGCAGCAGCCACAATTGCTCATGGACTTGGTGGGCGCCACCGGCGTGGCAATCATCGACGACCGCAAGACGCAGTGTTTCGGCAACTGTCCGCCGCCCGCCGACATACGTGCGCTGCACAGCTGGATGATGGCAAGCGGCGACCCGGTATATGCCAGTCATCATCTTTCCAGTGCTTTCCCGCCTGCCGAGGCTTATCAGTCGGTTGCCAGCGGTGTGCTGGCCATGAGTCTGCCGAAACCTGTGGACAACGGCGTGATCTGGTTTCGCCCCGAGGTCAAGGAAAGTGTCCGCTGGAGTGGCGATCCGAACAAGCCATTGAATCTGGAAAGCTCGGAGCAGGGCCTGCGTTTGCGCCCGCGCACGTCGTTTGAAATCTGGAAGGTCGAAATGACCGGCATCGCTACCCAGTGGAGCCACGGAGACGTTTACGCCGCCAACGACCTGCGCCGCTCGGCACTGGAAAATGACCTGGCGCGCCAGGTGCGCAAAGAGCAGCAGGCCGTTCGCGCACGTGATGAGCTGGTCGCGGTCGTGTCCCACGATTTGCGCAACCCGATGACGGTTATTTCCATGCTGTGCGGGATGATGCAGAAGTCGTTCAGCTCTGACGGGCCGCACACGTCACGGCGTATTTCCACAGCCATCGACACCATGCAACAGGCGGCCAGCCGCATGAACGTGCTGCTCGAAGACCTGCTCGACACCTCGAAGATCGAAGCCGGGCGCTACACCATCTCCCCGCAGCCGCTGGAAGTCAGCCAGATTTTCGAAGAGGCCTACACCTTGCTCGCGCCATTGGCGATGGACAAATCCATCGAGATTTCCTTCAATGCCGAGCCGGACATCAAGGTCAATGCCGACCCGGAGCGCTTGTTTCAAGTGCTGTCCAACCTGATCGGCAACGCCATCAAGTTCACCCCGAAACTGGGCAAGATCGGCGTGGCCGCGATGTCCAACGGCAGCGAAATCGTGTTCACCGTGCGCGACTCCGGCGAGGGCATCCCTCCCGAGCAATTGCCGCACATTTTCGAACGCTACTGGACGGTCAAGGAAGGCAACCCGACCGGCACCGGCCTGGGCCTGTACATCTCGCAAGGCATCATCAAAGCCCACGGCGGCGAACTGGCCGCGCACAGCCAGGTCGGGCAGGGCAGCGAGTTCCGCTTTACGGTGCCGATTGCGCAATGA
- a CDS encoding biliverdin-producing heme oxygenase: MPASFSCVPAAKLLDALRAETNQLHVRLEKRMPFFSSALNNALYLRLLQAYHGFHAPLEAALHASDLIPAAFEPHERIKMPMLVRDLRALGMSEKDIEHLPRCTRLPVVDSPGACLGVMYVLEGATLGGQVLRRDVYKRLGVDEHSGGAFLDVYGAATGPRWKAFLSHLNALPGDTDFTDAATHAAHSTFAFFEHWLDGQEVLL, from the coding sequence ATGCCGGCAAGTTTTTCATGCGTACCCGCTGCGAAGCTGCTGGATGCACTTCGCGCTGAAACGAATCAGCTGCACGTTCGACTTGAAAAACGCATGCCGTTTTTTTCATCCGCTCTGAACAACGCTCTTTATCTGCGCCTGCTTCAGGCTTATCACGGCTTTCATGCACCGCTCGAAGCGGCTTTGCACGCCAGTGATCTGATACCTGCTGCGTTTGAACCGCATGAGCGGATCAAGATGCCCATGCTGGTCAGAGATCTGCGCGCGCTGGGCATGTCTGAAAAAGACATCGAGCACCTTCCCCGCTGTACCCGGTTGCCCGTTGTCGACTCACCGGGTGCTTGTCTGGGTGTCATGTATGTACTGGAAGGTGCGACACTGGGCGGGCAGGTATTGCGCCGCGACGTATATAAACGTCTGGGCGTTGATGAACACAGCGGTGGCGCTTTTCTCGATGTATATGGCGCTGCCACCGGACCGCGCTGGAAAGCGTTTCTGAGCCATTTGAATGCGCTGCCGGGCGATACTGATTTCACTGATGCTGCAACACATGCAGCGCACTCCACATTTGCATTTTTCGAGCACTGGCTCGACGGTCAAGAGGTACTGTTATGA
- a CDS encoding LTA synthase family protein produces MSGLQSRRLRYWLGAVSLVFLLSALLRGVFFYGFSGVEPGTLLTQGEVAQTLGVGLRFDLRLALLTLLPVALLLWLPRWNLISVPALRWLARGYLILALAILTMIHIVDFGHYAYLGVRLNASVMRYLEDAQISRDMLWQTYPVLWITAGWLLTVAALGCALLRLERITLDREARPVKRASVVWVSAVMVCAIFLGLLGRVENLNLKNPVPLRWSDAFFSGNSQVAALGLNPALFLYDTLKVSQSHFDEATVREHYPVVARYLGVTEPDAQALNFKRQQPVQPYRLPGERPPNVMFVMLESLGTSAVGAYGNPLNPTPNLDNLATQSWFFKHFYVPVTGTAKTVWASITGVPDVTRQETATRHPLLTRQNTIINDFTGYEKLYMIGGNSGWANMNALIRRSIDDVRLYDERDWKSPQVDVWGVSDLDLFKESDRILRALPAYKPFFAYVQTAGNHRPFTIPKDNDGFQVSDKTLEQVQAAGSRSVEQYNAVRLLDFNIGRLIELAKAGGYYENTIFVLFGDHNTRISQIPHMAPAFEQLGLESNNVPLLIHAPGLLGTRVIDDAVGLADLLPTLAGMAGMPFTSGTMGRDIQQPAPEGERVVPLVLREGTFPLIGGVTRHYLLQMEHDGSSPTLHDLASPTPLDNVAEQNPQEFERLRDLTRGLHETSRLMLCQNVR; encoded by the coding sequence ATGAGTGGGTTGCAATCGCGGCGTCTGCGCTATTGGCTGGGCGCTGTCAGTCTGGTGTTTTTGCTGTCGGCGTTACTGAGAGGGGTGTTTTTCTACGGATTTTCCGGCGTCGAGCCGGGCACGCTGTTGACCCAGGGCGAAGTCGCGCAGACGCTGGGTGTCGGCTTGCGCTTCGACCTGCGGCTGGCGCTGTTGACCCTCTTGCCGGTTGCGCTGTTGCTCTGGCTGCCACGCTGGAACCTGATCAGCGTGCCGGCCTTGCGCTGGCTGGCGCGCGGTTATCTGATTCTGGCGCTGGCGATACTGACGATGATCCATATCGTCGATTTCGGCCATTACGCCTATCTCGGCGTCAGGCTTAACGCCAGCGTGATGCGTTACCTGGAAGACGCGCAGATTTCCCGCGACATGCTCTGGCAAACCTACCCGGTGCTGTGGATCACCGCCGGCTGGTTGTTGACCGTTGCTGCACTGGGCTGCGCATTGCTGCGGCTTGAACGCATCACCCTTGATCGCGAGGCCAGACCGGTCAAGCGTGCGTCAGTGGTGTGGGTGTCGGCAGTGATGGTCTGCGCGATCTTTCTCGGGCTGCTGGGGAGGGTCGAAAACCTTAATCTGAAAAACCCGGTGCCGCTGCGCTGGAGCGATGCTTTTTTCTCCGGCAACAGTCAGGTAGCGGCATTGGGGCTCAACCCGGCGCTGTTTTTGTACGACACGCTCAAGGTTTCCCAATCGCATTTCGATGAAGCCACGGTGCGCGAGCATTACCCGGTGGTCGCGCGCTATCTGGGCGTAACCGAGCCGGACGCGCAGGCCTTGAATTTCAAGCGCCAGCAACCCGTGCAGCCTTACCGGCTGCCAGGCGAGCGGCCGCCGAACGTGATGTTCGTGATGCTTGAATCACTGGGCACCAGTGCGGTCGGCGCTTATGGCAACCCGCTCAATCCGACGCCGAACCTCGATAATCTGGCCACGCAAAGCTGGTTCTTCAAGCATTTCTATGTGCCCGTCACTGGCACGGCGAAAACCGTCTGGGCGAGTATTACCGGGGTGCCGGACGTGACCCGCCAGGAAACGGCGACGCGGCATCCACTGCTCACCCGGCAAAATACGATCATCAATGACTTCACCGGTTACGAGAAGCTGTACATGATTGGTGGCAATTCCGGCTGGGCCAACATGAACGCGTTGATTCGCCGCAGCATAGACGATGTGCGCCTGTACGACGAGCGCGACTGGAAGTCTCCGCAGGTCGATGTATGGGGTGTGTCCGACCTGGACCTGTTCAAGGAAAGCGACCGGATTCTGCGCGCATTGCCCGCCTACAAACCGTTCTTTGCCTACGTGCAGACCGCAGGCAATCACCGGCCCTTCACCATTCCCAAGGACAACGACGGCTTCCAGGTCAGCGACAAGACTTTGGAGCAAGTGCAGGCCGCAGGTTCGCGCAGCGTCGAGCAATACAACGCGGTACGCCTGCTGGATTTCAATATCGGGCGGCTGATCGAACTGGCCAAGGCCGGGGGTTATTACGAAAACACCATTTTCGTGCTGTTCGGCGACCACAACACGCGCATCAGCCAGATTCCGCACATGGCACCTGCCTTCGAGCAACTGGGCCTGGAGAGTAACAACGTGCCGCTGCTGATTCATGCGCCCGGCCTGCTCGGGACACGCGTGATCGATGATGCGGTCGGGCTGGCGGACCTGCTGCCGACCCTCGCGGGCATGGCCGGCATGCCATTCACCAGTGGCACCATGGGCCGTGATATCCAGCAGCCAGCACCTGAGGGCGAGCGCGTTGTGCCGCTGGTTTTACGCGAAGGCACCTTCCCGCTGATCGGCGGCGTCACGCGCCATTACCTGTTGCAGATGGAGCACGACGGCAGCTCGCCGACCCTGCACGATCTGGCCTCGCCCACGCCGCTGGACAACGTTGCCGAGCAGAACCCGCAAGAGTTCGAACGCTTGCGCGATCTGACCCGTGGTCTGCATGAGACGTCGCGGCTGATGCTGTGTCAGAACGTGCGTTAA